One stretch of Eupeodes corollae chromosome 2, idEupCoro1.1, whole genome shotgun sequence DNA includes these proteins:
- the LOC129944857 gene encoding uncharacterized protein LOC129944857, which produces MSPVLFVTFLVLRVHAVSSYTQYLQLTELTHKIFAESHSNTVVFFEVEDDFLRFFMKTRVNIPAIVWQHSPSAVAINTEWSWNAILVIPASRKNNFEGLEQLLPLLKVRKFVLVTGDEFEEIYQCMLYLRKNNFTRIFGIIGEKTYAYLPYENDPVRLLSKTEPLPNALKDLNGYTFRTIISPDLPRVFWYKDADGNRQIGGYVGQLFVNFLKRHNASFTEASIKDVESRFMLAVTEATKNKQIDVSMNAYKPVKGLQMSYPFALMRWGIIVPINGHIDANQYFVRPFFPTVWLSIGLTIIYIFSMNMLKDYLINEPLQNVWRNFSQIYLTMLNLPTEIPIKRHFRFHCQVIILAFILGNLYTVLLTSFLTVYIQIKQFDTIKDLVDKRFSVMMVNYEWKAIEDLDLHPKDFEKIVTLVEREVMFRERNTMVNTSFAYAMGADKAIFYMGFQKRFAAKSLFRMLHDTLGNYYLGFLLIEHSPFTEILNNFIVEILETGLLDKWLNDAVSQVRSNGLLKIGTVHPDRKVPYPLTVFHLSFAWICLTSGLIVATVVFVGEKITELLRGYKYK; this is translated from the coding sequence ATGTCTCCAGTCCTTTTTGTTACATTCTTAGTCCTGCGTGTACATGCAGTGAGTAGCTACACTCAATATTTGCAATTGACTGAGCTTACACATAAGATATTCGCGGAATCTCATTCGAATACAGTGGTGTTCTTTGAGGTTGAAGATGATTTCTTGCGGTTTTTCATGAAAACGAGGGTTAATATTCCTGCAATTGTTTGGCAGCATTCACCTTCAGCTGTTGCTATTAACACTGAGTGGAGCTGGAATGCCATTTTAGTGATACCAGCttcaagaaaaaacaacttCGAAGGACTTGAGCAGCTATTGCCATTGCTAAAAGTTCGAAAATTTGTCCTTGTCACTGGTGACGAGTTCGAAGAAATTTATCAGTGTATGTTGTACCTCAGAAAGAATAACTTTACAAGAATATTTGGCATTATCGGAGAAAAGACTTACGCCTACCTTCCATACGAAAACGATCCTGTGAGACTCCTATCGAAAACAGAACCGCTCCCGAATGCATTGAAAGACCTTAATGGCTACACATTTCGAACAATCATAAGTCCAGACCTTCCCAGGGTTTTCTGGTACAAAGATGCTGATGGAAATCGTCAAATTGGAGGCTATGTTGGTCAGCTGTTTGTGAATTTTCTAAAGAGGCATAATGCTTCTTTTACGGAAGCCAGTATCAAAGATGTGGAAAGTCGTTTTATGCTTGCTGTAACGGAGGCAACCAAGAACAAGCAAATTGATGTTAGCATGAATGCTTATAAACCTGTGAAAGGGCTCCAAATGAGCTATCCATTTGCACTAATGCGGTGGGGTATAATTGTACCAATAAATGGTCACATCGATGCTAATCAATACTTTGTGAGGCCATTTTTTCCCACGGTTTGGTTGTCAATTGGTCTTACGATAATCTACATATTCTCCATGAATATGCTGAAggattatttaataaatgaacCTCTTCAAAATGTTTGGCGTAATTTTAGTCAAATTTACTTAACAATGCTTAATCTTCCAACCGAAATTCCGATAAAACGTCACTTTCGGTTTCATTGTCAAGTAATAATTTTGGCATTTATCCTTGGAAACCTGTACACAGTTTTGCTGACATCATTTTTGACAGTTTACATACAAATCAAACAGTTTGATACAATCAAGGATCTGGTCGATAAGCGGTTCTCAGTGATGATGGTTAACTACGAATGGAAAGCTATCGAAGACCTGGACCTTCATCCAAaggattttgagaaaattgtcaCTCTAGTAGAACGAGAAGTTATGTTTCGAGAGAGGAACACAATGGTTAATACGAGTTTTGCCTATGCCATGGGTGCTGATAAGGCTATTTTCTATATGGGATTTCAAAAACGATTTGCAGCCAAGTCGTTGTTTCGGATGCTTCATGATACTTTGGGAAATTATTATTTGGGATTTTTACTTATCGAGCATTCGCCTTTCACAgaaattttgaataacttcATTGTGGAAATTTTGGAAACTGGATTGCTGGACAAATGGTTGAATGATGCAGTAAGCCAAGTCAGATCAAATGGACTATTGAAAATTGGAACGGTTCATCCAGACCGTAAAGTTCCATATCCACTGACAGTTTTTCATTTGAGTTTTgcttggatttgtttgacaAGTGGACTGATAGTTGCGACAGTGGTGTTCGTTGGTGAGAAAATTACTGAATTGTTGCGaggatacaaatataaataa